In the Candidatus Electrothrix sp. GW3-4 genome, one interval contains:
- the cobI gene encoding precorrin-2 C(20)-methyltransferase has product MSMTTGQTGRLYLVGVGPGDPELMTYKAVRTLDQTRVWVAPKAKTDGASAALQIASAMVGAADKEVLEVRFPMKKIRLEQEHDPEVQQGWQKAARIVLERLEQGEDVAFPTLGDPGLYSTSFYLLNTLQEVCHDLPVTIIPGITAMSACSAQVNAPLGLGDDVLSVVPAAFDDARLRDILQTSDAVVLMKVFRRLPAVIALLDELGLTDKAVLLERCGMDDQHIYTDIREAADKELHYFSTLLVRKKQINKVAS; this is encoded by the coding sequence ATGAGTATGACAACAGGACAGACAGGCCGTCTTTATCTTGTCGGTGTTGGACCTGGTGATCCAGAGCTCATGACCTATAAGGCGGTGCGAACCCTTGATCAGACCAGGGTCTGGGTGGCACCCAAGGCAAAGACGGACGGGGCCAGTGCTGCCTTGCAGATCGCCTCGGCAATGGTCGGGGCTGCTGACAAGGAGGTTCTGGAGGTTCGTTTTCCTATGAAGAAGATCCGCCTGGAGCAGGAACATGATCCTGAGGTGCAGCAGGGCTGGCAGAAGGCTGCCCGGATCGTGCTGGAGCGTCTTGAGCAGGGCGAGGACGTTGCTTTTCCCACCCTGGGAGATCCGGGCCTTTATTCCACCTCCTTTTATCTGCTCAATACCCTGCAGGAGGTCTGTCATGACTTGCCGGTAACGATTATACCAGGCATCACCGCGATGTCCGCCTGCTCTGCTCAGGTCAATGCCCCCCTGGGATTGGGCGATGACGTGCTTTCTGTGGTACCTGCGGCCTTTGACGATGCACGCCTGCGTGATATCCTGCAGACCTCTGATGCGGTGGTGCTGATGAAGGTCTTTCGCCGTTTACCCGCAGTGATTGCCTTGCTTGATGAGCTGGGCCTGACTGATAAAGCCGTGCTGCTGGAGCGTTGCGGTATGGACGACCAGCACATCTATACTGATATCCGCGAGGCAGCAGACAAGGAGCTCCATTATTTCTCCACCCTGCTGGTCCGCAAAAAACAAATAAACAAGGTTGCATCATGA
- the cobM gene encoding precorrin-4 C(11)-methyltransferase gives MSTPVVFLGAGPGDPELITVKGRRLLDEADVIVYAGSLVNPVLLDGVQAEIHDSASMTLDEVLTVLCDAWQAGKKAVRLHTGDPAIYGATREQMQGLSKKGIPYQVVPGVSSALAAAAALQAELTVPEVSQTVIFTRQAGRTPVPEQESLRNLAAIQASMCIFLSVSMIDKVVEELIAGGYSGDTPIAVVEKASWPNQHIIRGTLADIAAIVRASDIRKTAMIVVGQALSDDPTAASKLYDAGFSHGYRKSSK, from the coding sequence ATGAGTACTCCTGTTGTCTTTCTCGGGGCCGGGCCCGGCGACCCCGAGCTCATCACTGTTAAGGGACGGCGTCTGCTGGATGAGGCCGATGTCATTGTCTATGCAGGCAGCCTGGTGAATCCGGTTCTGCTTGATGGCGTGCAGGCAGAGATCCATGATTCTGCCTCCATGACCCTGGATGAAGTCCTTACCGTACTGTGTGACGCCTGGCAGGCGGGCAAAAAGGCCGTGCGCCTCCATACCGGTGACCCGGCCATTTACGGGGCCACCCGGGAGCAGATGCAGGGCCTGTCGAAAAAAGGTATCCCTTATCAGGTGGTACCTGGGGTCAGTTCAGCCTTGGCAGCGGCTGCGGCCTTGCAGGCGGAACTCACCGTGCCTGAGGTCAGTCAGACCGTGATTTTTACCCGGCAGGCAGGTCGGACCCCGGTTCCTGAGCAGGAATCTTTGCGTAATCTGGCCGCGATCCAGGCCTCCATGTGTATCTTTCTCTCAGTGTCCATGATAGATAAGGTGGTTGAGGAACTTATCGCGGGGGGGTATTCCGGGGATACCCCTATTGCAGTGGTGGAAAAGGCCTCCTGGCCGAATCAGCATATTATTCGCGGCACCTTGGCGGATATTGCTGCTATAGTCAGGGCATCTGATATCCGTAAGACCGCTATGATCGTGGTGGGGCAGGCCTTATCCGATGATCCCACAGCTGCTTCCAAACTCTATGATGCGGGCTTTAGTCATGGGTATCGCAAGAGCAGCAAATAG
- a CDS encoding response regulator — MDAAKIMIVEDNTTVAEDCRECLEQSGYQVTSIASSGEDAIAQASIEQPDAVLMDIKLRGEMDGIEAAAQIHSCLAIPVIFLSAYSDDNLLHRAKETGSFGYLIKPFHERELFAMLEMTLYKARAEKERQQLEDKLHEIKKVEAIGRLAGGVAHDFNNMLHVIMGYTQCAMDKVDPDGSVYRNLQEVLKTVDLSAELVKQLLTFARKQIIEPRVLDLNHNAQRSISMLRRIIGEDIDLVWQPAQDLWPVEMDPTQIDQILANLCVNSRDAIVGGGRITVETGMMSFDQQYCAVHPDALEGDFVQLSVSDNGHGMVKEILANIFEPFFTTKEHGKGTGLGLATVYGIVKQNNGFIAVDSKPGQGTTFNIYLPRYIAETVELSVDKPPMNTGLKGNETILLVEDEPNILQMTAAMLREQGYTVLPTILPGKALRVARAHAGKIDLVLTDVIMPEMNGQKLVKVLMSICPNIKYLYMSGYSADVMAHSGVLIESSNQCLQKPFSKKQLVVKIRQVLDNNKHNNNHDTEQEGLEEVPSMQTKDKQER; from the coding sequence ATGGATGCCGCTAAGATCATGATCGTTGAAGACAACACCACGGTGGCTGAGGACTGTCGAGAATGTCTGGAACAGAGTGGATATCAGGTTACCTCCATTGCATCTTCAGGCGAAGATGCAATTGCTCAGGCGAGCATTGAGCAGCCAGACGCCGTGCTGATGGATATCAAGCTGCGCGGTGAAATGGATGGCATTGAGGCCGCAGCCCAGATCCACAGCTGCCTTGCCATCCCGGTCATTTTTCTGTCCGCCTACAGCGATGATAATCTTCTCCATAGGGCCAAAGAGACCGGTTCGTTCGGCTATCTTATCAAACCCTTTCATGAACGCGAACTCTTTGCCATGCTGGAGATGACCCTGTACAAAGCCCGGGCCGAAAAAGAGCGTCAGCAATTGGAAGATAAGCTGCACGAAATCAAAAAGGTGGAGGCCATCGGTCGCTTGGCCGGAGGGGTAGCGCATGATTTTAACAATATGCTACATGTCATCATGGGCTATACCCAGTGCGCTATGGATAAGGTGGACCCGGATGGCTCTGTATATCGTAATCTTCAGGAAGTGCTGAAAACGGTTGATCTCTCAGCTGAATTGGTTAAACAGCTGTTGACCTTTGCCAGAAAGCAGATCATTGAACCTCGGGTTTTGGATCTGAATCATAATGCGCAGAGAAGTATCAGTATGTTACGTCGGATCATCGGTGAAGACATTGACTTGGTCTGGCAACCTGCTCAAGACCTCTGGCCCGTGGAAATGGATCCGACACAGATTGATCAGATTCTGGCCAACCTCTGCGTTAATTCAAGGGATGCCATAGTTGGGGGCGGCAGGATCACGGTTGAGACAGGCATGATGAGCTTTGACCAGCAGTACTGCGCTGTCCATCCTGATGCTCTGGAAGGTGATTTTGTCCAACTCTCAGTCAGCGATAACGGACATGGCATGGTCAAAGAAATATTGGCCAACATCTTTGAACCTTTTTTCACCACCAAAGAACATGGCAAAGGCACCGGTCTCGGTCTGGCAACGGTCTATGGCATCGTGAAGCAAAATAATGGCTTTATTGCTGTTGACAGTAAGCCGGGTCAGGGCACGACCTTTAATATCTATTTGCCCAGGTACATTGCTGAAACAGTGGAACTGTCTGTTGACAAGCCACCCATGAACACTGGCCTCAAAGGTAATGAGACCATTCTGCTGGTGGAAGATGAACCCAATATCCTGCAAATGACGGCTGCAATGCTCAGGGAACAGGGCTACACAGTGCTGCCGACTATACTTCCGGGAAAGGCTCTTCGGGTAGCCAGGGCCCATGCTGGAAAGATTGATCTTGTTCTGACCGATGTGATTATGCCTGAAATGAATGGGCAGAAGTTGGTGAAGGTCCTTATGTCCATCTGTCCGAATATAAAATACCTGTATATGTCTGGTTACTCAGCAGACGTGATGGCTCATTCCGGTGTCTTAATAGAATCGAGTAATCAGTGTCTGCAAAAGCCGTTTTCTAAAAAACAGCTGGTCGTTAAAATCCGTCAGGTCCTGGACAATAACAAACATAATAACAACCATGATACGGAGCAGGAAGGACTGGAAGAGGTCCCATCCATGCAAACCAAAGACAAGCAAGAAAGATAA
- a CDS encoding calcium-binding protein has protein sequence MEGNKLQLADSVVVKPDVRDPDWDIVIGGWQGRIAEVDEEDNLILIDWDSLTLQQMPAETIVQSEEEGLDWTKMFLLLQDVEQTTPRDSEDDVQEAIDVLTSKHKWACLCEEGRRIQAVLDKAEDESEWAAYKAWQKHFQEVLEFPFKAEVLEWQERGPLREGDKVKVTSMDEIVDPQGILASLRHGRSEYVFPFCDLKVLDKSSFNYQPVKDYAIWFANR, from the coding sequence ATGGAAGGAAACAAACTCCAATTGGCTGATTCTGTCGTTGTTAAACCGGATGTGCGAGACCCTGATTGGGATATTGTCATCGGCGGGTGGCAAGGGCGGATCGCTGAAGTTGATGAAGAAGACAACTTGATCTTAATAGATTGGGATAGCCTGACACTCCAGCAGATGCCTGCTGAAACGATTGTCCAGAGTGAAGAAGAAGGGCTTGACTGGACCAAGATGTTTCTTCTTCTGCAAGACGTTGAACAAACAACGCCCAGAGATAGCGAAGATGATGTCCAGGAAGCAATTGATGTGCTTACAAGTAAGCATAAATGGGCTTGTTTATGTGAAGAAGGCAGGAGGATACAGGCTGTCCTGGACAAGGCTGAAGACGAAAGTGAATGGGCGGCCTACAAGGCCTGGCAGAAACATTTTCAGGAGGTGCTGGAATTTCCCTTTAAGGCAGAGGTCCTTGAGTGGCAGGAAAGAGGACCGTTACGAGAAGGAGATAAGGTAAAAGTAACGAGTATGGATGAGATTGTAGATCCCCAAGGGATATTGGCGTCGCTACGTCATGGGCGCAGTGAGTATGTATTTCCTTTCTGTGACTTGAAAGTGCTGGATAAATCCTCGTTCAACTATCAGCCGGTGAAAGATTATGCGATTTGGTTTGCAAATCGTTGA